The DNA segment CCAAGGAGAGGGTTGCGCCGACCATCAGCGCGTTGCGCCCGGTGCTGGCCGGGGCGCTGTCGGGTTGCGGCAGGTGCCAGGCATCCAGCAGGCTGCGCAGACCGAGCCAGGCCAGGTACAGCGCGCAAACGGCGGTCAGGGGCACGCGTACCGCGTCGTGCTGGATCAGCAGGGCCATGCCGGTCAGGCCGATCACCGCCCAGGTCGCATCGCCCACCAGCGACCCGACCTGCACCAGCAATGCCGGGGCGAACCCATGCAGCAGGCCGCGGCGCAGGGTTTCTGCCAGCACTGCGCCAGGGGACAGGCAAAATACAAAGCCGAAGACCAGCGCGGAAAAAAAGATTGTCAGCATCACCCCCCCCAAAAATCAATCACGCACCTTCGCCGACACGTCGGCTGCTACAGGTCAGTTTGCGGCTGCGGGCGCTGAGTTGTCTTGGACCGGATTGCGCTCTGATAACGGCCAGGGGTAATACCATACGCCGCACGGAAGTGCCGGTTGAGGTGGCTCTGGTCGGCAAAGCCCACTTCATGGGCGACTTCAGCGGCGCTCAGGCCGCTGCGCAGCAGGCCTTTTGCTCGGCGGGTACGCAACTGCATGGCCCACTGCCGGGGGCTCAGGCCGGTTTCTTTCTGAAAGGTGCGCAGGACGTGGAATTTCGACAGGCCCAACTCGTCGCCCAGGGTATCCAGCGCCACGCCTTGATGTAACTGCGCAGCGAGTAGTTCCTGAGCCTGGGCCACCATCCCCGACCCGGCGCTGGCGCTACTGGGCAGGCGCACACCACTGAGCCTGACCACTTCGCCCAGCAGCAACACCAGGGCGTCTTCACTCAGCCCGCAAACCAGTGGGTCGGCGCTTAATGCGCCCTTGGCGGCCTGGGCCAGTTGCGCCGCCAGTTCCGGGGCAAAGCACAGCGCACGATCGAACTCCAGGTGCGCCAGCCCAAGGTCGGTGGCCAGGCGATCGGCCCCGGCGTACAGGCTGACAAAGTGCCAGGGTGCCCCCTCGGCCGCGCCGCCGCCCTGGATCTGGCCGGGGTTGTACAGGGTGATACTGCCCGGCCCGGCCTCGAAGGTGCGCCGGTCCAGCCACACCTGCTCGGCGCCGACCAGGTTGACGCCAATCACGCACTCGTCGTGGCTATGCCGGGCAAAGGTCAGGCCGGTGCAGGTGGTGCTGCTGATTTCGTAAGGGCCCAGCCAGGCGTGGTGCAGGGAACTCATGGGGTGGGCTCAGTGGCATCGGGTGCAGCAAAGCATACGCGTTTACCTGCGTTCAGATCGACCGTTGATTGACCCGGTCAGAGAGCGCTTGAGCATCTTCCTTGCGCTCAGAATAGCGCTGCACCAGTTCCGGATGCTCACGCACCAGCAGGGTGAACTTGACCAACTCTTCCATGACATCCACCACGCGATCATAGAGGGCTGAAGGTTTCATCCGGTCCTGATCGTCGAACTCCATGAAGGCCTTGGGCACAGATGACTGGTTGGGGATGGTCAGCATACGCATCCAGCGCCCCAGGACGCGCAGTTGGTTGACAGTGTTGAAAGACTGCGAGCCGCCGCAGACTTGCATCACCGCCAGGGTCTTGCCCTGGGTTGGGCGGATGGCACCCAGTGCCAGGGGTACCCAGTCGATTTGCGCCTTGAACACTGCTGACATCGAGCCGTGCCGTTCCGGTGAGCACCACACCTGGCCTTCGGACCATTGCATCAAGGCCAGTAGTTCCTGGACCTTGGGGTGATCGTTCGGAGCATCGTCCGGCATTGGCAGGCCGGCGGGGTTGAAGATCCGTGTCTCGGCGCCTAGATGCTGAAGCACGCGCGCCGCTTCTTCCACCAGGAGTCGGCTGAAAGAGCGCGTACGGTTGGAACCATAGAGCAGGAGAATCCGTGGCCGTTGTGCGGTGTCAGCGTGGAGTGGGGTGCTCAATGTGAGGTCGAGGTTGGGTAGGGTGGTCATGACATTCTCCGCTTATAACAAGCCAATACGATCCAGCTCAGCCTTGATCTGTGCCGCATCGAGGCGGTTGAACGGGAGGTCGAACAGCGCCCGGCAGCGGGTTTCGATGATCTGCAGGGTGGCCTGGAAGGCGGCGTCAATCTGCGCCTCGTCGCCGTGTAGGTCCGACGGATCCTCAAGCCCCCAATGCGCCTTGATTGCCGGGCCAAAGTACACCGGGCAGGCTTCCTGGGCGGCTTTGTCGCACACGCTGATCACAATGTCGGGTGGGCTGTCTGCAAAGGCCTCGTTGCCCTTGCTGTACAAACCGTCGGTGCTGATGCCCGCGGCCTGCAATGTACTCAGGCTGCGTGGCAGGACCTGGCCCTTGGGAAAGCTCCCGGCGCTGATGGCATGGAACCCTGGCGGGGCCAGGTGGTTGAACAGGGCTTCGCTGAGGATACTGCGGCAGCTGTTGGCGGTGCAGATGAACAGGACTTTCATGACAATTCTCCGTTAAACACTCAGGCGCAGGGCCAGCGCCGCCAGGGTAAGCAATAGCACCGGCAAGGTCAGGACGATGCCGACCTTGAAGTAGTACCCCCACGTAATACGGATGCCCTTGCGCGCCAGGATATGCAGCCAGAGCAACGTCGCCAGGCTGCCGATAGGGGTGATTTTCGGGCCCAGGTCGCTGCCGATCACGTTGGCGTAGATCATCGCCTCCTTGACCACGCCCACGGCATGGCTGGCCTCGATGGACAGCGCGCCGATCAGCACCGTCGGCAGGTTGTTCATCACCGAAGACAGCAGCGCCGTCAGCAACCCGGTGCCCAGGGCCGCGCCCCACACGCCGTAATCGGCGAAGGTGTTGAGCCAGGTGGCGAGGTAAGTGGTCAGTCCGGCGTTACGCAGGCCGTAGACCACCAGGTACATGCCCAGGGAGAAAATCACGATCTGCCAGGGCGCTTCCTTGAGCACCTTGCGTGTGGAAATCTTGTGGCCTTTGGCGGCGATCACCAGCAGGAGCAGGGCGCAGGCGGCCGAGATGGCGCTGATGGGAATACCCAGGGGTTCGAGGGCAAAGCAGCCGACCAGCAGGATGCCCAGCACCCACCAGGCCGCGTGGAAAGTTGCCGGGTCATGAATGGCACTGGCCGGTTCAGGCAGGTCGGCGGGGTCATAACTGTGCGGGATGTCACGACGGAAGAACCACAGCAGCACGGCCAGGGTAGCGGCGACGCTGACCAGGTTGACTGGCACCATCACTGCCGCGTACTGGTTGAAGCCGATGTTGAAGTAGTCCGCCGAGACGATATTCACCAGGTTGGAGACCACCAGCGGCAGGCTGGCGGTGTCGGCGATAAACCCTGCGCCCATCACGAAGGCCAGGGTGGCGGCGGGTGAGAAGCGCAGGGCCAGAAGCATCGACATGACAATCGGCGTCAGGATCAGGGCCGCACCGTCATTGGCGAACAGTGCCGAGACCAGCGCCCCCAGCAGCACCATATAGGCGAACAGCCGGCGGCCACGGCCGCGCCCCCAGCGCGCGACATGCAGCGCGGCCCAGGCGAAGAAGCCGGCCTCGTCGAGGATCAGGCTGATGATGATCAGGGCGACGAAGGTGCCGGTGGCATTCCAGATGATCTGCCACACCACGGGGATGTCCGCCAGGCTGATGACGCCGCAAGCCAGGGCCAGGATCGCGCCTATGGATGCGCTCCAGCCAACCCCCAGGCCTTTGGGTTGCCAGATGACCAAGACAATGGTGACGAGAAATATCGCGAAGGCGATCAGCATAAAAGTGTTCTCCAGGGGTCAGCAGCAGGTGCTGGCGCGTTGCGGTCGGTCACCCATTGCCGCCAGGCGCTGTGCGTCGCTTTGCAGCCAGGCTTGATTGGCTTGCAAGGTGGTCTCCAGCACCGTGCTCACCCATTGCGGCAACTGGGGGTTGAGGCGGTAGTAAATCCACTGGCCCTGGCGACGGTCTACCAGCAGTGCGCAACTGCGCAGTTGGGCCAGGTGACGGGAAATTTTTGGCTGGCTGTCATCCAGGGCATGGATCAGCTCGCAGACGCACAGCTCGCCTTCGCGCAGGATCAACAAGATCAGCCTGATGCGTGTCGCATCGGCCAGGCATTTAAAAACGTCTGGGGGGGAGAACGGATCGCTCATGATCGGCGCCACTAAACATATGATTATGCGAATATACGGATATCCATATGTAGTGGCAACGAATATCCCGTTGATCCAGGTCAAGGGTCTGGGGATTGCCGGTAAGTGACTGAAATTAAAATGAAACACAACTGTCCTAAAGTGCCCGCCATTGATGAAAAAGGAAGTAAACGTGTGACCCGTGCCACTCGCAACCTGCGCAAGACCCTCGATTCCGTCGCGGACAACAACGAAACCGCGGCCTTCGATTTGATGCGCGCTGTCGAAAAACTCAGCGATGAAGTGCTGCGCCAGCGCCTGCTCAACACCATCCACCGGCTCAACCAGGATGCCCACGAACTGCGTGAGGCCAGGGATGCGGTGGAGCGGGTGTCGGTCAAGCTGGCCTGAATCGGCGGCTTAGCCGCGCGCAAGATCATTCAAGACAATCGCTGCGCTGGCAGGCATGCTTACGGGCTGTTTGCCGATGAGCCTGTTGTCCATGCCTACTGCCTTACCGCATTACGCTTTCGCCCGTGGCGCGATTGCGGTTATTCCCCTGTCGCTGGCCTGTGCCCCATGGGGCCTGTTGGCCGGTTCCCTGGCGATTGACGCCCAGTTCACCCCGCTGGAAAGCCAGGGTCTGTCGGCCATTGTGTTTGCCGGTGCGGCGCAGTTGGTGGCGATTGGCATGGTCAAGAGCGGCGCGAGCCTGATCGCCATTTTGCTCACCACCTTGCTGCTGACCTCTCAGCATCTGCTGTATGGCATGCATATGCGCAGCACCCTGTCGCCTTTGCCGGCGCGGTGGCGCATGAGCCTGGGCTTTTTGCTGACCGACGAGTTCTTTGCCCTGGTCAGCCAATACGACCGCCAGACCTTCAACCGCTGGTATGCCCTGGGCGTGGGCCTGACGTTCTACGTGGCCTGGAACCTGTTCACCCTGGCCGGCATCGTGCTCGGCAAGAGCATCCCCAACCTCGATCAACTGGGCCTGGAGTTCTCCATCGCCGCGACCTTTATCGCCTTGATCACCCCGGTGGTGCGTGATGTGCCGACGGTGGTGTGTGTGGCGGTGGCCCTGCTGTTTTCGGTGCTGCTCAGCTACTGGCACTGGGAGTCGGCGGTGGTGGTCTCGGGGTTGTTGGGCATGAGTGCAGGCTATGCCTGCAAGCGCTTGGGAGTGGGGCAGCGATGATTTTTGTGATGATTATCGGCATGGGCCTGGCGGTGTTTTTCAACCGTTATCTGTTTCTTGAGCCGCGCTTGCCGGTTCGCCTGAATCGCGGCGCCCGGGAGTTTCTCGGTTTTGCGGTGCCCGGCATGTTGACGGCAATCTGCGGGCCGATCATTTTCCTGGCCGAGCACAAGCTCAACCTGAGCCCCACCAACCCCTACCTGCTGGCCGGTATCTGCGCGGTGGCCTTGATGTTCTGGACGCGCAGCGTCTTGACCACGGTGCTGTCGAGCATGGCGCTGTTCTATCTGTTTCGCTGGTTGTTGTAGGCAGTGGTACAGTCGCGTTTTTTTCAAGGAAGCGATGGCATGCGGAAGGTGGTGATAGGTGCGTTGGTCCTGGCGGCGCTGGCCGGTTGCGCAGGTTCGAAGATGAAAGACGCACGCGCAGGCGCGCCCTATAAAACCCTGGCCTCTGACAAGGCCGCGCTGGTCGTTGCCCAGTGCATCCAGTTCGGTTGGCAGGACGAAGCGGTGTTCGGCGTCGACGCCGGAGGCTTTATGGAGCCGGCGCAAGGCGGTGGTCATACGGTCTACACCACGGGCGGTGACTACTTTGTCGATGTGCGCAGTGCCGGCGCCAGCACCACCGTCAGTTACTACGCAGCCGAAGATAATTTCGCTGCCAAGCGTCGCCTGGCGGCCTTGGCGACCTGTCTGTAGTTTGTTTCCTTAGATTTCTTCAGAAATGCCCGGCGGACACACCGCCGGCTTTGCCTTAATATTCTCGCGCTCGCCCAACATCATGGCTCTTTACCAGTACATGGACGTCGAGGCCTTGTGTTGGGCGGGCACCTTTTCAGCGTGGCATATAACCCAAGTGCCAACGCCGTGGGATCTTCAGCGACAGCAGACCCAGTAGCGCCGACAGCAGGCCGCTGACCAGCAGGGCGCGAATGCCCATCTGATGCTCCAGCAAAGCGCCGATCACCGCGCCGACAAACATCCCGGCCCAGGGAATCAACTGTACGCGCCAGCCATCGCGACGCTCCCCCAGCATCCAGCGCCCCAGCCCCCGACCGAACCGCGACAACGCGCCGGTCACGTAAGTCAGCCCCACGGGCAGGCCATTGACCTGTTCCACCGCCGCATTGAGCATGCCCATGGCAATGATCGCGGCCAGCACGGCAGGCAATTGTTCGGCCAGCGGCCACGCTGCTGCCCCGCACAATAGCGTGGCAATACATAGCAACAGCGGCAACGCGTGGCGCTTGCTGATCCGACTGATGATCACACCCAGGGCGTTCCCCAGAATAAACGTCGCCACCAGCAGCGTCAGACGTCCGGTCAGCCCCAGGTCGCCTTCACTGATCGCCACCGCCAGCCGCGTGGTGTTGCCGCTCATGAACGAGACAAAATCGCCACTGGCCATAAAGCCAATGGCGTCAGTCATGCCGGCCAGTACCGAGAGGCTGGCTACCAGCGTCAGGCCAATGCGCCCGCGCCATTTGTGCTGATGCTGCAGGACGGTATTGACCAAGGGTTTCGGGGAGGAGGGCAGCACGGCGGGAGGTTCCTCAATGAGATTATCCGGCCACTACCGTAGGACGCTTTCCTCTGAACTGCAATGACTTGGAACATCTTCAGTTCACCTCCAAGCGCCAGCCCATGGCGTCCCAGGTCAGGACGTGAGTCGGCTTGAGTGCCTGCAGAAATGCCGCGTCATGGGAGACCGCAATCAGCGCGCCGCTAAACCCTTGCAAAGCCTGTTCGAAGGCCATTACCGACTCCAGGTCCAAATGGTTGGTGGGCTCGTCCAGCAGCAGCAATTGCGCCGGGGTCTTGCGCCATAAGGCAATCGCCATGGCGGCCTTCAACCGCTCGCCGCCACTGAGCTGGCCGATGGGTTGGGTTACGCGCAATGCGTCCAGTTGCAACAGGGCCAGGCGGGTGCGCAGCTCGGCTTCGGCCAGGGGCGTGCCCATCAGTTTGAGTTGTTCGACGATCGACTGCCGGTCATCGAGCAGCGTCAACTGTTGATCGAGATAGGCACAGGGTACGTGCACCGTGCAGGCGCCGCTGACCGGTTGCCATTGTCCGGCCAGCAGCTTGAGCAGGGTGGACTTGCCGCAACCATTGGGCCCGTGGACTGCGACCCGTATCGGCCCACACAGGCTTGCGTTGATAAAGGTGCTCGGCGCGTGGGGAGCGAGCCAGGGCAGTTGGCAGTCGGTCAGGGTTAGCACTTGGCGGCCAGCAGGCAGGAGGGTGCCGGGCAAGGCGAGGAAGGTCGGTGTTTCGTCCACCACCCGTTCATGGGCCGAGCGCACGCGTTCGTTCAACACCTGTTTGTGTTGCACATGGGCGCTGCGCACGTTGCTGACGATTTCGTTGGCGGCGCCTTTCCAGCGGGATTTGGTGAAGGCATCGACGTTGGCGGTCTCGGCATGTTTACGGGCGCTCGCGGCGTGGCGCTGGAAGCTGTCGAGGTCTTTTTTCAGGCGCTGGCGCTCGCGGCGCCGATCTAGGCGGGCATGTTCCAGGGCGGCCTGGGCGGCGTGCTGCTGGGCATCGCGCTGCGCCCGGTAGTCGTCGTAGTTGCCGCCGTAGAGCCGGGCCCCGAGGGGCGACAGCTCGATGATTCGCCCCAGGGTGTTGAGCAGGCGCCGGTCATGACTGACCACCACCAGGGCGCCGCGCCAGGCGTTGAGAGTCGCCAGCAGCCAGTCGCGACCGGCGCTGTCGAGGTGGTTGGTGGGCTCGTCGAGAATCAGCAATTGCGGGGCGCGAAGTAAAGCACCTATCAGCGCGACCCTGGCCAGTTGGCCGCCACTGAGCTGTTCGGCGGGCTGGTCGGGGCTGATCTCGGCCAGGCCAGCGGCGTCCAGTGCCTGGCGCAGGCGTTCGGCCAGGTCCCAGCGATCATCAATCAGTTCCAGGTCGTCAGCCTGCGCTTGACCCCGGGCCATGCGTTCAAGGGCGGCCAGGGTTTGTGCGCAACCGCTGGCCTGGGCCACGGTCTGCCCCGGTAACAGCTCAATGGTCTGTGGGACATAGGCGATACGGGCCGACGATTTGATCACGCCACAGGACGGAACAAGCACGCCGGCCAGCAGGCGCGCCAATACGCTCTTGCCCATGCCATTACGGCCGACAATTCCGGTAGGGGTGTAATCAATAGACAGGTTGAGGTCTTCCAGCAGAATCTCGCCATTGGCGAACTGAAAACCCACGTGATGCAAGGAAACAAGTACAGGCAGCCGGTTGACGTCAGTCATCAGCACCTCCAGAACAATGTGGCACAAGCCAACAAGCGCGCCAGGCGGCTCGTTGCGTTTACATGTTGGAAGGCTTAGTTGTTCACGTCGGCGGTCGTCCTGCGGTCGGAAAGGACCGGTAGCCTAGCGCAGTTGCGTCATTTTTCCTACATCGGTGATGCCGCCGTCTGCAGTTGCTCAAGAAACATCGCCAGCCCCACCTCTTCGGCTTTCAAGCCCTTGCGCACCCTGGGCCTGGGCAGTTTCGCCAGCCCGCCCTGGCTGAAGTGCTCCAGCACCGCCGGGTGGATGTAGCACTTGCGGCACACCGCCGGGGTGTTGCCCAGTTGCCGGGCGACGTTCTTGACCATCTCCACCACGTGCCTTTTGGCATCCGACTCCGGTTGCCACGCCAGCTCCCGCAACACCGCCAGGGCCAGGGCGCTGCCGGCCCAGGTGCGATAGTCCTTGGCGGTAAAGTCGGCGCCGGTGAGGCTGTGCAGGTAGGCGTTGACGTCGGTGGAGCTGACGGTACGCCGCTCGCCGTTTTCGTCCAGGTACTGGAACAGGTTCTGCCCCGGCAACTCCAGGCAGCGCTTGAGCACGGTGGCCAGGCGCCGGTCCTTGATGCTGACCTGATGCTCGACACCGCTCTTGCCACGGAACTGGAACTGGATTTCGCTGCCCTTGATATCCACGTGACGGGTGCGCAGGGTGGTCAGGCCATAGGAGCGGTTATCGCGGGCGTATTGGCTGTTGCCGACGCGGATCAGCGTGGCATCGAGCAACAACACCACGGTGGCCAGGACTTTCTCCCGATTGAAGCCCGGTGCGTCGACCTGCGCTTGCAGTTGCTTGCGCAATTTGGGCAGCGCATTGCCGAACTGCTGCAGGCGCGAATACTTGTCACTGTCGCGCACCTCGCGCCAGCGTGGGTGATAACGGTATTGCTTGCGGCCGCGCGCATCGCGCCCGGTAGCCTGCAGATGGCCCTTGGGGTCGGCGCAGATCCACACGTCGGTATAGGCCGGCGGGATGGCGAGGGCGTTGATCCGCTGGATTTCGTCGGCGTCGGTCAGGCGTTGGCCATGGCTGTCGAAATACTGGAACTTGCCCCGCAGTTTACGGCGGCTCAGGCCCGGTTGGCTGTCATCAACGTAGTGCAGGTCACGGGGCAGGTCGGCAGGCACGGTGGAGTCGGGCATGGGGCAAAGTCCTTGGCAATAAATCAGGCCGGTATGGCTGATTGACCGCAGCGTTGTGCCGTCCGTTCAAGCCAGTACCGCGACCGCCTTGATCTGTGCCCACAGTGCCTGCCCGGGATGCACGTGCAACTGGTCCCGCGAGTAACGGGTGATCCGCGCCAGCAACGGCGTGCCCGCAGCATCCAGCCGCACCAGCACATGGGCACTGTTATCGGCAGGGATCTCCTGGATCACGGTCACGGGCAAGCAGTTGAGAATACTGCTGTGCTCCCCGGGTTGCAGGCTGAGGCTGACATCCCGGGCGCGAACCTTGAACCGCAAGTGTTTGCCCGGCGCCAGCGGTGTATGGGCCACGCGCATTTGCAATGGGCTGTCGGGCAATTGCAGGGTCAGCAACTGGTAGTGGGCGTCGTGGCTGCTGACCGTGCCGTTGATCACCACGCCGGCATCGTCGCCCAGGGCCAGCGGCAGGTCGAGCCGCGCCAGGGTTTCGCCAATCGGGCCGCTGGCCAGGGCCTTGCCCTCGCTGAGCAGGACAATGTGATCGGCCAGGCGCGCCACCTCATCCTGGGCATGGCTGACGTACAGCACCGGGATTTCCAGTTGGTCGTGCAGGCGCTCCAGATAGGGCAGGATCTCGCCTTTGCGCTGGCTGTCGAGGGCAGCCAGGGGTTCGTCCATCAGCAGCAATTGCGGGCTGGTGAGCAGGGCACGGGCGATGCCGACGCGCTGGCGCTCACCGCCGGACAAATGCTCGGGATGGCGATCCAGCAGGTGGCCAATGCCCAGCAGTTGCGTGGCCTGGGCCATGTCCACGCGGCGTTGGGCCTTGGGGATACGCTTGAGGCCGAACTCCAGGTTGGCCAGCACCGACAGGTGGGGAAACAGGCTGGCCTCCTGGAATACATAACCGAGGGCACGTTTGTGCGGCGGTACAAACACCCCGTTACGGCTGTCTTGCCAGACCTGCTCGTTGATTTGCACAAACCCATCACCGGCCCGCTCCAACCCGGCAATGCAGCGCAGGCAGGTGGTCTTGCCCGAGCCGGAGTGCCCGTAGAGTGCGGTGACGCCCCGCCCCGGCAGCTTCAGGTCCACGTCCAGGGCAAACCCGGAATACTGCAGTTGCAGGCGCACTTCGATCATCGACATCAGCTCCAGCCCGCTTTGGTTTTACGGCTGGAGTAGAGCGCCAGCAACACCAGGAAAGAAAACACCACCATGGCCCCGGCCAGCCAGTGGGCTTGGGCGTATTCCATGGCTTCGACGTGATCGTAGATCTGCACCGAGACCACCCGGGTCTTGTCGGGAATATTGCCGCCGATCATCAGCACCACGCCAAACTCACCCACGGTATGGGCAAAACCGAGGATTGACGCGGTGATAAAACCGGGCCGGGCCAGGGGCAGGATCACCGTGAAAAATGTATCCCAGGGGTTGGCCCGCAAGGTGGCGGCGACTTCCAGGGGGCGACTGCCGATGGCCGAGAACGCGTTCTGCAACGGTTGCACCACAAACGGCATGGAATAGATCACCGAGCCAATCACCAGGCCGGCGAAGCTGAAGGTCAGGGTGCCCAGGCCCAGCCATTGGGTGAACTGCCCGAGGTAGCCATGGGGGCCCATGGTCAGCAGCAGGTAGAAGCCAATCACCGTGGGCGGCAGCACCAGCGGCAGGGCCACGATCGCGCCGATGGGGCCGCGCCACCAGGAGCGGGTGCGCGATAGCCACAGGGCAATCGGAGTGCCGATGACCAGCAGAATCACGGTGGTCAGCGACGCCAGTTTCAGGGTCAACCAGATCGCAGAAAAATCGGCACTCGATAGGGGCATTTACAGTTGATAACCGTAGGATTTGATAATCGCGGCAGCTTTTGGCCCCTTGAGGTAGTCAACCAGCGCCTTGGCGGCCGGGTTGTCCTTGCCTTTATTGAGGATCACCGCGTCCTGTTTGATCGGGTCATGCATCTGGCCAGGAACGATCCACGCCGAGCCGCTGCTGACTTTGCCGTCTTTATAGATCTGCGACAAGGCGACAAAGCCCAACTCGGCATTGCCGGTGGACACAAACTGATAGGCCTGGGTGATGTTCTGGCCTTCGACCAGCTTGCTCTTGACCTGGTCGGTCAGGCCCAGCTTGGCCAGCACCTGGGTGGCTGCGAGGCCGTAGGGGGCGGCTTTCGGGTTGGCGATGGACAGGTGCTGGTATTGGTTTTTCTGCAGCACATCGCCCTTGGCATCCACATAACCTTCCTTGGCCGACCACAGCGCCAGGGTGCCGACGGCATAGGTGAAGCGCGAGCCCTTGACGGTGTCGCCTTCGCTCTCGAGCTTTTGCGGGGTGCTGTCGTCGGCACTGAGGAATACTTCAAACGGCGCGCCGTTCTTGATCTGGGCGTAGAACTGCCCGGTAGCCCCGTAGGCGGCGACCAGGGTGTGTCCGGTGTCTTTTTTGAAGTCGGCGGCGATGGCCTGTATAGGGGCAGTGAAGTTGGCGGCGACGGCTACCTGAACTTCATCGGCGTGGGCCGAGCCCAGGGTGAAGAGGGCAAACAGGGTGGCCAGGCCTGAGGCGCGAATCATCATGCAGCAGCTCCTTGGGGTGCCGACGTGGCGGCTTGTCATAGGTAATCGCTATGTATGGGAATATATAGCGCTTCGCCATCGTCGGTACAGTGCAAAGTTGTCTCAGGGGCTCAGCGCTTATTAAGTTGCGCCAGGGCCTGCCGGGCCAGGTTCAGCGTCAGCTCGCGGGTCGACAGGTCCTGCCCCAGGCGCAGCGCCTGGCCGGCCCACAGGCTACTGAAGTCGGCTTCATCCAGGGCGCGCAAAGGCATCAAGGCACCGCCGGCCAATGGAAACGCCGGCGCCGCTGGGTTGATCGGCCCCAGTTCGCGCATCACCCGATTGACGATCCCGCGCGCCGGGCGCCCGGTGAACAGGTTGGTCAGGGCCGTTTCGCTGGCCTGGGCGCTGTGCAATGCCTGATGGTGGGCGGGGGTGATAGTGGCTTCGGGCGTGAACAGATAGGCCGTGCCGATCTGCACCGCCGAGGCGCCGAGGGCGAACGCGGCAACCATGCCCCGTGCATCGCCAATCCCACCGGCAGCGATCACCGGCACACTGACCGCATCGACGATCTGCGGCACCAGGGCCATTGTGCCAATCTGGCTGGTGAGGCGATCGCTGAGAAACATCCCGCGATGCCCACCGGCTTCATAGCCCATGGCAATGATTGCATCGCAACCGTGCCGCTCCAGCCAGATCGCTTCTTCGACGGTGGTGGCCGATGACAGCACTTTTGCCCCGGTGGCCTTGACCCGGTCCAGCAGGGCTTTTTCCGGCAGGCCGAAGTGGAAACTGACTACCTCGGGGCGGAACTCTTCCACCACTTCGCAACTGGCAGTGTCGAACGGAGCGCGGTTGGAGACCGGGGTCGGTGCGTCAAAATCGGCCCCCAGTTCACGGTAGTAGGGCTCCAGCATCGCCTTCCACTGGCGGTCACGTTCGGGGGCAGGGGCTGGTGGCTGATGGCAGAAGAAATTGACGTTCAACGGTCGGGCACTGGCCTGGCGAATGGTGCTCAGCGCCTGGCGCAGTTGCTCGAGACTCAAGGTGGCCGCCGGCATTGAGCCGAGGGCGCCGGCCTGGCTTGCGGCAATCACCATCTGCGGGCTGGTGCTGCCGGCCATGGGGGCCTGGATGATCGGCAGGTCAATGCCCAAGAGGTCAATAATCCGCGTATCTGGCCAGGTGCTCATGGTTCGCTTCTCCAGTGGTGGCACGCCCGGGGAGGGCTGCCCGGCATTTTTAACAGGGGCGGCCAGGGCAAGGCCAGTCTGTATTATTCACTGGACGCAGGCGCCTGTTCATGCACGGTGCGGCGTTCGCGCTGGAGCAATTGCTGCTTGCGCTCCACCCCCCAGCGGTAGCCCGAAAGATGACCATCGCTGCGTACCACGCGGTGACAGGGAAT comes from the Pseudomonas shahriarae genome and includes:
- a CDS encoding LysE family transporter, translating into MLTIFFSALVFGFVFCLSPGAVLAETLRRGLLHGFAPALLVQVGSLVGDATWAVIGLTGMALLIQHDAVRVPLTAVCALYLAWLGLRSLLDAWHLPQPDSAPASTGRNALMVGATLSLANPKNIVYWGALGSALAGIVGTTPSHGQTLMFFAGFMLASILSCFLIAGLVNVLRKNASPTWQRISHGACGLALMYLALLAAYSV
- a CDS encoding AraC family transcriptional regulator; the encoded protein is MSSLHHAWLGPYEISSTTCTGLTFARHSHDECVIGVNLVGAEQVWLDRRTFEAGPGSITLYNPGQIQGGGAAEGAPWHFVSLYAGADRLATDLGLAHLEFDRALCFAPELAAQLAQAAKGALSADPLVCGLSEDALVLLLGEVVRLSGVRLPSSASAGSGMVAQAQELLAAQLHQGVALDTLGDELGLSKFHVLRTFQKETGLSPRQWAMQLRTRRAKGLLRSGLSAAEVAHEVGFADQSHLNRHFRAAYGITPGRYQSAIRSKTTQRPQPQTDL
- the arsH gene encoding arsenical resistance protein ArsH; translation: MTTLPNLDLTLSTPLHADTAQRPRILLLYGSNRTRSFSRLLVEEAARVLQHLGAETRIFNPAGLPMPDDAPNDHPKVQELLALMQWSEGQVWCSPERHGSMSAVFKAQIDWVPLALGAIRPTQGKTLAVMQVCGGSQSFNTVNQLRVLGRWMRMLTIPNQSSVPKAFMEFDDQDRMKPSALYDRVVDVMEELVKFTLLVREHPELVQRYSERKEDAQALSDRVNQRSI
- a CDS encoding arsenate reductase ArsC, with the translated sequence MKVLFICTANSCRSILSEALFNHLAPPGFHAISAGSFPKGQVLPRSLSTLQAAGISTDGLYSKGNEAFADSPPDIVISVCDKAAQEACPVYFGPAIKAHWGLEDPSDLHGDEAQIDAAFQATLQIIETRCRALFDLPFNRLDAAQIKAELDRIGLL
- a CDS encoding arsenic transporter, which gives rise to MLIAFAIFLVTIVLVIWQPKGLGVGWSASIGAILALACGVISLADIPVVWQIIWNATGTFVALIIISLILDEAGFFAWAALHVARWGRGRGRRLFAYMVLLGALVSALFANDGAALILTPIVMSMLLALRFSPAATLAFVMGAGFIADTASLPLVVSNLVNIVSADYFNIGFNQYAAVMVPVNLVSVAATLAVLLWFFRRDIPHSYDPADLPEPASAIHDPATFHAAWWVLGILLVGCFALEPLGIPISAISAACALLLLVIAAKGHKISTRKVLKEAPWQIVIFSLGMYLVVYGLRNAGLTTYLATWLNTFADYGVWGAALGTGLLTALLSSVMNNLPTVLIGALSIEASHAVGVVKEAMIYANVIGSDLGPKITPIGSLATLLWLHILARKGIRITWGYYFKVGIVLTLPVLLLTLAALALRLSV
- a CDS encoding metalloregulator ArsR/SmtB family transcription factor yields the protein MSDPFSPPDVFKCLADATRIRLILLILREGELCVCELIHALDDSQPKISRHLAQLRSCALLVDRRQGQWIYYRLNPQLPQWVSTVLETTLQANQAWLQSDAQRLAAMGDRPQRASTCC
- a CDS encoding AzlC family ABC transporter permease, producing the protein MPTALPHYAFARGAIAVIPLSLACAPWGLLAGSLAIDAQFTPLESQGLSAIVFAGAAQLVAIGMVKSGASLIAILLTTLLLTSQHLLYGMHMRSTLSPLPARWRMSLGFLLTDEFFALVSQYDRQTFNRWYALGVGLTFYVAWNLFTLAGIVLGKSIPNLDQLGLEFSIAATFIALITPVVRDVPTVVCVAVALLFSVLLSYWHWESAVVVSGLLGMSAGYACKRLGVGQR
- a CDS encoding AzlD domain-containing protein, which gives rise to MIFVMIIGMGLAVFFNRYLFLEPRLPVRLNRGAREFLGFAVPGMLTAICGPIIFLAEHKLNLSPTNPYLLAGICAVALMFWTRSVLTTVLSSMALFYLFRWLL